Proteins encoded together in one Lathyrus oleraceus cultivar Zhongwan6 chromosome 5, CAAS_Psat_ZW6_1.0, whole genome shotgun sequence window:
- the LOC127084633 gene encoding calmodulin-binding receptor-like cytoplasmic kinase 2, whose product MKKPPTSTLHQSNQRKKNIGTNRHNPKDDDYGTMTNFKYVVKKISGLFTLILYGKSKTSSEAVEHDSARNNNKVRGVSSSTDVSSEGSKSSSKWKSSHPSTPSSTSSNQIGTGNFSFEELYKATGKFSPDNKIGEGAFGIVYKGKLYDGTLVAVKCARKDVQKKHLAEFKNEINTLSKMEHLNLVKWHGYLEHGDEKIIVIEYVNNGTLREHLDGVRGNGLEIGERLDVAIDVAHAVTHLHMYTDHPIIHRDIKSSNILITDSLRAKVADFGFARLAPEDPNATHVSTQVKGTAGYLDPDYMRTRQLSEKSDVYSFGVLLVEMMTGRYPVEPKKPLEERVTIKWAMQLLKQGEEVIAMDPRLRRSSASNKAVQKVLKLAFQCLAPVRRSRPSMQNCAEVLWDIRKEYRDKVSSRPRLASHHSADFPQKDSRKNRRKTFGIEDDKKYKFVSA is encoded by the exons ATGAAAAAACCACCAACTTCAACTTTGCATCAATCAAACCAAAGGAAGAAAAATATTGGCACAAATAGACACAATCCTAAGGATGATGATTATGGTACCATGACAAATTTCAAGTATGTTGTTAAAAAGATTTCAGGTCTTTTCACATTGATTCTGTATGGGAAATCAAAAACATCCTCAGAAGCTGTTGAACATGATTCTGCAAGGAATAATAATAAAGTCAGAGGAGTATCAT CTTCAACAGATGTATCATCTGAAGGTTCTAAGAGTTCATCAAAATGGAAATCTTCTCATCCTTCAACACCTTCTAGCACTTCAAGTAATCAAATTGGAACTGGAAATTTTTCATTTGAAGAACTTTACAAGGCAACAGGAAAATTTTCTCCGGATAATAAGATTGGAGAAGGGGCGTTTGGGATAGTGTATAAAGGAAAGCTTTATGATGGAACCCTTGTGGCTGTAAAGTGTGCTAGGAAG GATGTACAAAAGAAGCACTTGGCTGAGTTCAAGAATGAAATAAACACGTTATCAAAAATGGAGCATCTGAATCTTGTGAAATGGCATGGATATTTGGAGCATGGAGATGAAAAGATTATTGTTATTGAATATGTTAATAATGGAACTCTTAGGGAACATCTAGATG GTGTGAGAGGAAATGGACTTGAGATTGGTGAGCGTCTAGATGTAGCAATTGATGTAGCTCATGCAGTTACACACCTTCATATGTACACAG ATCATCCAATCATTCACAGAGACATAAAATCATCAAATATCTTAATAACAGACAGTTTAAGAGCCAAAGTAGCAGATTTTGGTTTTGCTAGGTTGGCTCCAGAGGACCCTAATGCGACTCATGTTTCAACTCAAGTTAAAGGAACAGCTGGTTACTTGGATCCTGATTACATGAGAACACGCCAACTCTCTGAAAAGAGTGATGTTTATTCATTTGGAGTGTTACTTGTTGAAATGATGACAGGAAGATATCCAGTTGAACCAAAGAAACCCCTCGAAGAAAGAGTTACAATTAAATGG GCAATGCAGTTATTAAAACAAGGAGAAGAAGTGATTGCAATGGATCCAAGGCTTAGGAGAAGTTCAGCCTCAAACAAAGCTGTACAAAAGGTTCTCAAGCTTGCATTCCAATGCCTTGCACCAGTACGAAGATCGCGGCCATCGATGCAGAATTGTGCAGAGGTTCTATGGGACATCCGGAAAGAATACAGAGACAAAGTATCTTCTCGTCCTCGCCTCGCTTCTCACCATTCAGCAGATTTTCCTCAGAAAGATTCGAGAAA